GAATAATTCATGGCTCGGCCACTTTAAGTGTGGAAGCAAAACTGACCCCACAGATACAGAAAACTAACACTGCTTATTGGGAGACACTAGTGTCACCCTGTCTAGTTCTGCTCCCCAAattaaataaaagggaaataaacaGTTGAGCACGTCCCATCAGCCTGGAGGGAAACTTCCGCCCCCAACTTTGTAGGACTGACATCTGAAGACGTCAGAGACTGCGGTCACAACCGTCGGTACCTCCTCAGGGCGCTTAACAGGTCAAAGGCGGCCCTCGCACCCTCCCGCCGGGAGAAAGCCCAGGCTCAGGGTGGTCTTCCACACCACCGCCTCTCCCGGGACCACTTGGAAGCAAGCGCCAGCGAACTACTCGACCCAGGAAACCACTGGGCCGCCACTTCCAGCCTCTTCGGAAGTCGAGGCAACGCGCCTGAAGGTTGCCATGGGAACAGCTGGAGGCGGGCGGATATGCCCTGTTTTCTGGGGGCTGCCCGCGGGAAATGGCGTGGGAGCGGCGAGGGCCAAGCAAGCGCCCCCTCTGATTGGGTAAAacctcctgcctctctcctcaCCTGCCAATGGGAACCGGTCCACTGTACAGACGCGCGGGTTTACAACATGGGGAGAGCTGCTCCCAGGGCGGAGGGAGTCCACATAACGCGGTCTCTGCGGCACCTCCTAGAGGAACAGAGCGCCTCTCAGGCGTCAGCGGCTGCTGCAAATGCTAGTCCGCGGGCCACGGCCGCGCCTGTCTTGCGGACGCTCATGGGAAACGTAGTTCAAAGGGCGTGGGTGGTGCCTTCGGTGCAGGCGAGAGATTGGTCGGCGCGGCGTCGCCGGGGCAACTCCCGGCTAAGGCTCCCCGCGTTGCGCGGCGCCGCTTCCGGGAAGCGGCCTCCCAGCAACGGCTCCGGGGTAGAGGTGAGCGCAGGCTTCCAGAGGCGGCGCAGCCGTTCCACCCCGTGGGAGGGTTTGGGGCCGCCCTCGGGCCTGCACAGCTCCTGCTCTCGGCGCCCTGGGGGCCCGCCCACCTCCCGACAGGCCCCGCTTGTTGGCTCAGCCTTCACACGGGCCTTTCCTCCCCCTCAACACCGCTCCGGGGGGCCGGCCCGGGCACGTCCTCTTGGAACACCTCCCTCTTGCCTTCCCCTTTGGGAAACAGACCCCGAAGTTCGAGCATCCCTCGGATAGGCCGGGTATCAGGCCTGGTCTCTCAGGCCAGTCCAGGTGGGCGTGTTTCACTCCAGACCCTCAGGGCCGGGATGCTGTGGCCATCCGTCGACTCACGCAACGTGGAGCGTTGGCCCCGTTTTCCTTGGCGTTTGCCTTTCGTTTTTACGTGCACGGGTCCCGGCAGTGTGAGTCATCCACGGTTCGCTGTGGTCAGCGAGCACGGTGTCCACATCGGCCCTTGCCTCGCCCCATACGCCCCACGTGACCCCTCCCCAGAGCCAGTCCTAAGGGAGGTCCCACCCAGTCAACATCCCCGAGATTGTGGAGGGAGACTTGCCCCCATATTTTACAGCCTGGCTCCACCTTCTAGCCCCTGCCTCCCTGGACCActctcctcccacctcggctAGGCACTGTCTGTGGCTCCTCAGCCTGGCCCTGGAACTCTGATGACTGTTCTTCTCCACCTCTTTACCGTCATCTTCCAGCAGTCACCTATTGGACCTGTTTGCAATTTCCGGGAAGCTCCTTGGACACCTTGCGTCCAAGCATTTGTCCCCGAGACTTCCTCCTGCCCTCATTTGCCATCATTGTTTAGCTCCCGTGACCCTCCTCCTTCCATGACGCTTTCTTGGCTTTACCTTCTCTGGCCTCAGAGTACACTTGGTCCTGGTCTCAGCTCCCTGGGCGGGGCCTGGTGTCTGCCTTTCCCTGGCCAGATTCTCTTGGCTGACATTCTGACCCTTCCTTTTCTTTAGGCCCATCTTGACGATTCCAAGACCACCCCCTTGAGCAAAAATGCCATCCCCTCTGGGTCCCCCATGCCTGCCCCTCATGGACCCAGAGACTGCCCTCGAGGAGCCTGAGACTGCCCGCCTCCGCTTCCGAGGGTTCCGCTACCAGGAGGTGGCAGGTCCCCGAGAAGCCCTGGCCCGGCTGCGTGAGCTGTGTCGCCAGTGGCTGCAGCCTGAGGCACACTCCAAGGAGCAGATGCTGGAGATGCTGGTGCTGGAGCAGTTTCTGGGCACACTGCCTCCCGAGATCCAGGCCTGGGTGCGCGGTCAGCGGCCAGGCAGTCCTGAGGAGGCTGCTGCCCTAGTCGAAGGACTACAGCATGACCCTGGGCAACTGTTGGGCTGGGTGAGTGTGGCTGGCATCAGCTTCTTGGAGGGATAGACCCTGGCTAGAACCCTTTTGACTTATTTCTTCTCCTCAGATCACAGCCCACATCCTGAAGCAGGAGGTGCTCCCTGCAGCTCAGAAAACAGAGGAACCATTGGGGAGCCCCCACCCCTCAGGGACAGTGGAGTCCCCTGGAGAGGGTCCCCAGGACACCAGAATAGAGGGGTCTGTCCAGCTCAGCTGCAGTGTGAAGGAGGAGCCCAATGTCGATGGACAGGAAATGGGTGAGATTGGGGTCCACCCGGGATGCAAGGTTCCTGGAGGAAGCGTGGACACTCCTGGCTAGGGTGGGAGTCCCAGGAGAGGTTGTGTCAAGGCCGGGACTCCTGAAATGAATGTGGATGTCCCTGTCTGGGATGGggccctgggaggcaggagccAAGGGCTGGCTACGTGCCATGTCACACAGCAGAGGATTTCCTTGTCTGCCATGGCTCATGTGGGCAGCCCCTGACACCACCTTTCCATCTGCCCCACTTTTCAGCACCCTCCAGCCCTCCACTTGCAGTGCAGTCCCCTGAGGGGCACCATGGACACCAAGCAGCAGCCTCCACATCCTTCCACCCTCCCAGGATTCAGGTGAGCGCTCCAGGTGGGAAGCGTAGGCCCCAGGTGTGGGAAGGGAGTGTCCCCATGGCTGCCCTCTGCCTGGTGGTTTTCCAGGCTCCTTGGCTAGTGACTCTTTGCTGCCCAGAAGTGGAGTAACAGCTGTACCCCTCCACAGGCCCTGGGGCAGAGGGACAGACTGGTGATCTATTATTGAAAAGGATttggggctggacatggtggctcacacctgtaatcttagcactttgggaggccgaggtgggtggatcacctgaggtcaggagtttgaggccagcctggccaacatggtgaaaccccatctctactaaaaatacaaaaattagccagaagtggtggcaggcgcctgtaatcccagcttctagggaggatgaggcagaacaatcgcttgaacccaggaggcagagattgcagtgagccgagattgcaccactgcgctccagcctgggcaacaagagcaaaactgtgtgtcaaaaacaaaaaaaaaaaaggatttgggcCTCAAGCCATGAAAATGCAGTTTAGAGTGGCTGGAACTGGTGGGCTTGGCTTCCTCACCTCCGGAGAAATCAGGTGGGAGGTTTGCTGCTCCCAGAGGTCCTGAGCCAGAACCTGGGGATTTGAACGTTTGCGTGTAGCTGGGGAGGGGACAAGATGACCAGCTGTGGCAGGACTTCCCCACACCTGAGACCAGATGGAGACACTCTTCCTGGGACATGCCCAAAGTCCCTTCTCTCCCAGGGGTTTCCTCAGAGGCCACCTGTTGGCCCTGGAAGCTCAGCTTGAGGCCCCTGCTACCTGGATCACTTGGTTCCCAAGTGTGGGCAGCAAGGCCTTTTCCTCTCCCAGCTCCTCTGCTTCTAACAGCTCCACTGGGAGCTTCAGCAGCATTGCTGGTTGAGATGTGTTTCAAGGCTGAGAAGTCCTTCCAGGCTCCCTCCACAGCCCCATGGCACAATCAGAAAGTGAGCCAGGGTGGGTAGGCTGCACTTCCCACAGTGTCCTCACGTCCAGCCAGCACCATCTCTGGCTGTGGCTCCTCACAGCTACCACCTTCCTGCGCCTGGACTTGCCACAGCTTGTCCCTCAGGATGATTTTCCCAACCCAGCAAAGCCCCAGATGGTGGGACTCAGGAGGCAAGGAGAGCTGACCCCCAAGCAGGGAGTTCATTCCTTGATAAACTCACTCAGGTCCCTGTAATGCTGCCAGGCCCTCCCTCTCAGCAGGGTAGGGTAGTGGAGGGGGATGAGAGCTAGCAGCCGCACTGGTCAGGTGATCTGAAAGAGGACCCTAGCACTTAACAAACACCCACCTCAAGATCATTCTCAGCAGGAGGAGCAGATGAGGCATAGGTAACCTGCTGACTCCCCCGGGTAGTAAGAATGtgaactaggccgggcgcggtggctcacgcctgtaatcccagcactttgggaggccgaggcgggcggatcacaaggtcaggagatcgagaccacggtgaaaccccgtctctactaaaaatacaaaaaaattagccgggcgcggttgtgggcgcctgtagtcccagctactcgggaggctgaggcaggagaatggcgtgaacccgggaggcggagcttgcagtgagccgagatcgcgccactgcactccagcctgggcgacagagcgagactccatctcaaaaaaaaaaaaaaaaatgtgaaccaGATAGGGCAGGGGAGGAGTAGAAGGACACCTACAGTGATGGGCCACATCCGCAGGAGGAGTGGGGGCTGCTGGACCGGTCACAGAAGGAACTGTACTGGGATACGATGCTGGAGAAGTACGGCACGGTGGTCTCCCTGGGTGAGGACCAGCcagccccaccccgcccccctcCCTGGGGCCTGCACCCACCCTAGCTGGGCAGGGACTCTCTGTTACCAGCCCTACCCAGCTCTCCCACCTTCCAAAGGAACACCCTGTCTCCTGCCAgaacccaccccacccctccttcATGCAAACCCTGCGCCTAACTGTGCCCCCCACCCGGGCAGGGTTACCGCCCCACCAGCCAGAGGCACAGGCCCAGTCAGAGCTGGGGATGCTGCTCATGGGGACAGGCGTCTGCAGAAGCCTGCGCTCAGGTGAGTGCCCCACACCATCCAGCCTGAATCACCCCTCCTGTATGGGTGGGACCTGAGCCACCCACTCTTAGGGGGATGGGAGCTTGTGCCACAGCCACAACCCTGAGGGAGGGGGTGCCGAGTGCCGGAACTCACCTGGTTTGCCCCTGCCCCCAGGAAATGAGAGTGAGGGTCCACCCGGCTGCCCAGAGGCCCAGCCGCCCCAGGGCCCAGGGCCTGCAGCCTGGGAGGGCCTGCCTGAGGCCACCACTCCTGCCCCCACTGCGCGCCCAGGGACACCACCAGTGCCCACTCAGCCCACACCCACAGAGACGAGACTGGAGCCGGGTACCACCCCTAGGAAGCCCTACACGTGCGAGCAGTGTGGCCGCGGCTTTGACTGGAAGTCAGTGTTCGTCATCCACCACCGGACACACACGAGTGGGCCAGGTGCGCAGTCCCCAGGGCTAGCCGCCGGGGAAGGCACAGAGAAGCCACCGCAAGGGGAGCTGGCCTTTCCGCGCCACCCCCGACATTCACTCGCAGGCCCCCGGAGCTACCCATGTGAGGAGTGCGGGTGCAGCTTCAGCTGGAAGTCGCAGCTGGTCATCCACCGCAAGGGCCACACGGGCCAGCGGCGCCACTTCTGCAGTGACTGTGGCCGCGCCTTCGACTGGAAGTCGCAGCTGGTCATCCACCGCAAGGGCCACCGGCCGGAGGCTCCATGAGCAGCCACGTGGCGCAGTCACTCGGGGCCTCGCTGTTCTCGCGGCCTGGATGCAGCCTCTGGGGCACCAGTAGAAGACTCTGGAGGCAGAAGGGGATGCCGGAGTGAACAGGGGGTCCTAAGCCAGTTCCCTGCCCCTGGTCTGGTCTCCCCCAAAAGACCTGGGTGCAAGGAAAAGGAgctgctccctccctccttgccccCGCCTCCTGGAGGGAGGTCTGAGTTCCTTTCTGTGGGTGACCAGTGCCTGTGGGGTGACTGCCAAGCAccaggctccctccctccccgcgACATGGCCCTGGGATGACAGCACTCCCTCCCTGGGACCTCCTTGCCTCAGGGGGGTGTTCACAACCTGTGCCTTCCCACCCCTCTGTGCAGAGGCTGGGCCTGAGGTTTCAGTGTGGAGGGCAGAAGACCCCGGAAAGCCCGACTGGCTTCCGTTTCTcctccgtgtgtgtgtgagaatttTAACATAAATTCCACTTCCATAATACAGAGTTTCTGAGTAAGAATCCTGATTTCTGGCTTCTGCTGGTTGGGAAATAGGCAGTTTGCTGTCTCTGCCCAGTAGCTGGAGCCACAGGGCAGTTGGTCCCGGAATGGCCAAACCTCTGTTGCCCCAGAACCCAGGTCCCCAGCCTCCCTTGCTCCTTAGCCGTCCACATCACTCACCAGCCTCACTGGCCTTGGAACTCATCAGTCCCAGCTTGAGTAGACACAAAGGGGATTTCCTTTCCAAGCACGGCTGGACAAGGGGGACCTCTGAGAAGAGGGGCTGCAAGCAGGTGTTGCCAAGGCCATGGTTACTTCCAGGTCAGGTCGCAGCCTCCATAGTTAGCTGGTCGTGCAGCAGGAGGGCAAAGGGTCAGCTCCCTGGGAAGCACCGGATCTCCGGGCAGTCACTGGGGACTCGCCTCCCCGGGAAGCACCGGATCTCCGGGCAGTCACTGGGGACTCGCTAGTGCACTGTATTAGTTTCTTGTTGCTGCTTTAACAGACTTGGCAGCTTGAAACAACAGATTTATTCTCATAGTCTGAAGGTCAGAACTCTGACATGGGTcccactgggctaaaatcaaggttttAACAGGACTGGTTCCTCTTgaaggctctaggagagaatcaTCTGTTTTGttgccttttccatcttctaGTCAGCCCAcgttccttttgttttttcttgatccCTTCCTCCGTCTTCAAAGCCAGCCATGAGTAGTCACGTCTTCTTTAGGCTGCCTAGGCTGCCAGCTCTCTGGCACCAGTCGATCCTTTGGTCTCCTTCTCTTAAGGACCCTTATCATACCTTGTCCCCTACCTGCACGCTTAGTCACACCTGCAGGATCCCTTTTGCTGTATGAGATGTTCACGGCTTCTGGGGATTGCAATGGGGAGTCCTTGGGCCCTTTGATTCAGCACTCTCCTTCCTACTCTAAAAACAAGGGGCATTTTCACAGGGGATGGTTTCAGAAAACAGGTGCCCTCTCGGAAGGAGCCCTTGCCAGCTGCTGGTTTATGCACCAGTTACAGGTAGATATTGAGGGGAGCTGCAACTGTGGTTACCCCAGGAGGGGCTCCCTGGGACAGGGGGCAGGAACCCTGCTGCAGCCTGAAGCTGCAAGAGCAAGCCTCTCCTCAGAGGCCTATCTTCCCCATCCCCTTTTCTGAGGACCTTCTAACCCATTGCTCCCGTGCTCAGGCCTCCGAAAGCAGGGCCAGTTTAGAGATGGAGCTGTGGGTGGGTGATCTGTGAGCAAGCAGGAGGCGAGAGCTGTGCtggggacagagaggaagaggaCAGAGCGTACCCAGGGGCTCcagccaggccccagccccagaAGGGAGAGCCAGGGTATAGAAGGCTGTGAAAGGGCCAGATCATGCAGGAAATGCTGCAGGGGTGAgggtggttttttctttttttttttgtttgttttttttttttttttttgagacggagtctcgctctgtcgcccaggctggagtgcagtggccagatctcagctcactgcaagctccgcctcccgggttcacgccattctcctgcctcagcctcccaagtagctgggactacaggcgcccgccacctcgcccggctagttttttttttgtattttttagtagagacggggtttcaccgtattaaccaggatggtctcgatctcctgatctcgtgatccgcccgtctcggcctcccaaagtgctgggattacaggcttgagccaccgcacccggccatgagggtagttttttaataaactttttcaCATTTAGAAGTAATTTATGCCCACttagaaaaatctgaaatatacAAGATGGCACAGAAGATCGTGAAAATGGCCCCTAATTCAACTGTCTCATGTCAATGCTTACTCTAGAAGTTTACACATCGAAGTGTTTGAAAGTagtttcttggccgggcgcggtggctcaagcctgtaatcccagcactttgggaggccgagacgggcggatcacaaggtcaggagatcgagaccatcctggctaacatggtaaaaccccgtctctactaaaaaatacaaaaacctagccgggcgaggtggcgggcgcctgtagtcccagctactcgggaggctgaggcaggagaatggcgtgaacccgggaggcggagcttgcagtgagccgagatccggccactgcactccagtctgggcgacaaagcgagactctgtctcaacaacaacaacaaaaaaagt
The sequence above is drawn from the Macaca thibetana thibetana isolate TM-01 chromosome 19, ASM2454274v1, whole genome shotgun sequence genome and encodes:
- the ZNF446 gene encoding zinc finger protein 446 — encoded protein: MPSPLGPPCLPLMDPETALEEPETARLRFRGFRYQEVAGPREALARLRELCRQWLQPEAHSKEQMLEMLVLEQFLGTLPPEIQAWVRGQRPGSPEEAAALVEGLQHDPGQLLGWITAHILKQEVLPAAQKTEEPLGSPHPSGTVESPGEGPQDTRIEGSVQLSCSVKEEPNVDGQEMAPSSPPLAVQSPEGHHGHQAAASTSFHPPRIQEEWGLLDRSQKELYWDTMLEKYGTVVSLGLPPHQPEAQAQSELGMLLMGTGVCRSLRSGNESEGPPGCPEAQPPQGPGPAAWEGLPEATTPAPTARPGTPPVPTQPTPTETRLEPGTTPRKPYTCEQCGRGFDWKSVFVIHHRTHTSGPGAQSPGLAAGEGTEKPPQGELAFPRHPRHSLAGPRSYPCEECGCSFSWKSQLVIHRKGHTGQRRHFCSDCGRAFDWKSQLVIHRKGHRPEAP